One stretch of Penaeus chinensis breed Huanghai No. 1 chromosome 27, ASM1920278v2, whole genome shotgun sequence DNA includes these proteins:
- the LOC125039529 gene encoding mRNA (2'-O-methyladenosine-N(6)-)-methyltransferase-like isoform X1 has translation MASSWESFIAASTSAAPAHTSVAATPAAAAASPGGGPIITPAATLPQQSYNPSDPAHHQPPHHPPVTHYQQQPQHLHVGQPPHQGIRVNIPSQVTIGSSGPTTPVPQTPVGGPPPFVAPVHETDLPQEMLVAGWRKFWSKREQRVYFWNRTTGESLWDMPPGHASHASQPSGQHPPPQQQQYDPISDPLGIQNPTNGSSSSANNCQSGSSATNSSSHPGSSTAAQVPSPAPSVISGVKRRASEEASGAPVPKKFVLAGPWDLEIPTNVIMFERPPITLPQPHPSVEVLRGQLVSKLRSGYQEMCLARQGIDAPRDSFSRWLMERKVVDQGWDPLLPSQCFPEVSQSMYREIMNDIPIKLQRPKYTGEARKQLSKYAEAAKRMIETSRNASQESRKIVKWNVEDTFQWLRRTIGATFDDYMERLAHLKRQCQPHLTEAAKQSVEGICTKIYNLSMEHAKKIREKHLQILEENNIREVGVPAVSGLRKVWCYPVQFTTPSPRPPPIDFMQDKDTTCLRYNGEALRINTQYFHKLEQLYRYNCFDDRKFELFLPRVWCLLKRYQTLLGTSPNEGHGTQAGLPVTVLECLHKHFGVTFECFASPLNCYFRQFCSAFPDTDSYFGSRGPILDFKPVCGSFEANPPFCEELMEATVRHFEKLLSESHEPLSFIVFVPEWREPAPSALLHLEASRFNRKQVVLLPLEHEYRHGFQHFMSKAEVVLKSAHGTVAVWLQNDAGFSRWGPTPDRVDALLEAYRPGRERDRDRQEMLSPPRRDSSAEAPPPYVDVKAAGSSPLAPPTAPSTAVPSAILTTSPSPAVPPIAPTSPATTTTI, from the exons ATGGCGTCGTCATGGGAGAGCTTCATTGCTGCCTCCACCTCGGCAGCCCCAGCACACACCAGCGTTGCAGCCACGCCCGCTGCAGCTGCTGCGTCACCCGGTGGGGGTCCCATCATTACGCCAGCAGCCACGTTGCCCCAGCAGAGTTATAACCCCTCAGACCCTGCCCACCACCAGCCCCCACACCATCCCCCTGTCACGCACTATCAGCAACAGCCACAACACCTACACGTTGGACAGCCTCCGCACCAAGGGATCAGGGTCAACATTCCTTCCCAG GTAACCATTGGGAGTAGTGGGCCAACGACACCAGTTCCGCAGACTCCTGTGGGAGGCCCTCCCCCGTTCGTTGCCCCTGTGCACGAGACGGATCTTCCACAGGAAATGCTGGTTGCTGGATGGAGGAAATTCTGGAGCAAAAGGGAACAGCGTGTGTACTTTTGGAATCGCACCACAGGGGAGTCACTATGGGACATGCCACCAGGGCATGCCTCTCATGCTTCACAACCATCTGGG CAGCATCCTCCACCTCAGCAGCAGCAGTATGATCCTATAAGTGATCCGCTAGGGATACAAAATCCTACCAACGGAAGCAGTTCCAGTGCCAACAACTGTCAGAG tGGCAGTTCAGCAACCAACAGTAGCAGCCATCCGGGAAGCAGCACCGCGGCCCAAGTCCCCTCCCCTGCTCCATCAGTCATATCAGGAGTCAAGCGCCGAGCATCTGAGGAGGCTTCTGGAGCTCCTGTACCTAAGAAATTTGTTTTGGC AGGCCCATGGGATTTAGAAATTCCAACCAATGTCATCATGTTTGAGCGTCCGCCAATCACCTTGCCACAACCGCATCCCAGTGTAGAAGTTCTGCGGGGACAGCTCGTGTCAAAGTTACGCTCAGGATACCAGGAAATGTGTCTGGCGAGACAAG GCATTGATGCGCCAAGAGATTCCTTTAGTCGGTGGTTGATGGAACGGAAGGTGGTTGATCAAGGATGGGATCCACTACTTCCCAGTCAGTGTTTTCCTGAAGTTAGCCAGTCCATGTATAGAGAAATCATGAATGACATCCCAATTAAACTGCAGCGGCCAAAGTACACAGGTGAAGCCAGGAAACAGCTCTCTAAATATGCAGAAGCAGCGAAAAGAATGATTGAGACGAG CCGGAATGCAAGTCAAGAAAGCAGAAAAATTGTTAAATGGAATGTGGAAGACACTTTTCAATGGTTGCGGAGAACAATTGGTGCCACTTTTGATGACTACATGGAAAGACTGGCACATCTCAAG aGACAATGTCAACCTCATCTCACTGAGGCAGCCAAGCAGAGTGTGGAAGGCATCTGCACAAAGATCTACAACCTGTCTATGGAACATGCCAAAAAAATTAGAGAGAAACACCTGCAGATTTTGGAGGAAAACAATATCAGAG AAGTGGGAGTGCCAGCTGTCAGTGGGTTGCGGAAAGTTTGGTGTTACCCGGTACAATTCACAACACCTAGTCCTCGGCCGCCTCCGATAGACTTTATGCAAGACAAAGATACAACCTGTTTAAGATATAATGGAGAAGCTCTTAGAATCAACACACAGTACTTTCATAAATTG gAGCAGTTATATCGTTACAACTGTTTTGATGACCGCAAATTTGAATTATTTTTGCCTAGAGTATGGTGTTTATTGAAAAGATACCAAACCCTCCTCGGGACCAGCCCTAACGAG GGCCATGGGACACAAGCAGGACTACCAGTGACAGTTCTGGAGTGCCTACACAAACACTTTGGTGTTACGTTTGAGTGCTTTGCATCTCCACTGAACTGTTATTTCAGACAATTCTGTTCTGCTTTCCCAGATACAGACTCTTACTTTGGATCAAGAGG ACCAATTTTAGACTTCAAACCAGTTTGCGGTTCCTTTGAGGCCAACCCTCCCTTCTGTGAAGAACTAATGGAAGCAACTGTGCGTCACTTCGAGAAACTGTTGTCGGAGTCACATGAACCGCTCTCCTTCATTGTGTTTGTACCAGAGTGGAGGGAACCAGCTCCCTCCGCTCTCCTGCACTTGGAAGCCTCCAG ATTTAACAGAAAGCAAGTTGTTCTACTTCCACTTGAACATGAATACAGACATGGTTTCCAACACTTCATGTCAAA GGCTGAGGTAGTGTTGAAGAGTGCCCACGGAACAGTTGCTGTCTGGCTTCAGAATGATGCCGGATTTTCACGCTGGGGCCCTACCCCAGACAGAGTTGATGCCCTATTAGAAGCCTACAGACCGGGCCGTGAGCGGGACCGTGACCGCCAGGAGATGCTTTCCCCACCGCGGAGGGACTCGAGTGCTGAAGCTCCTCCTCCCTATGTTGATGTAAAAGCTGCCGGAAGCTCTCCACTAGCCCCTCCCACAGCCCCGTCAACTGCTGTTCCCTCTGCCATCTtaaccacctccccttccccagctGTGCCTCCCATTGCTCCAACGAGCCCTGCTACAACCACCACCATCTAG
- the LOC125039529 gene encoding mRNA (2'-O-methyladenosine-N(6)-)-methyltransferase-like isoform X2: protein MASSWESFIAASTSAAPAHTSVAATPAAAAASPGGGPIITPAATLPQQSYNPSDPAHHQPPHHPPVTHYQQQPQHLHVGQPPHQGIRVNIPSQVTIGSSGPTTPVPQTPVGGPPPFVAPVHETDLPQEMLVAGWRKFWSKREQRVYFWNRTTGESLWDMPPGHASHASQPSGHPPPQQQQYDPISDPLGIQNPTNGSSSSANNCQSGSSATNSSSHPGSSTAAQVPSPAPSVISGVKRRASEEASGAPVPKKFVLAGPWDLEIPTNVIMFERPPITLPQPHPSVEVLRGQLVSKLRSGYQEMCLARQGIDAPRDSFSRWLMERKVVDQGWDPLLPSQCFPEVSQSMYREIMNDIPIKLQRPKYTGEARKQLSKYAEAAKRMIETSRNASQESRKIVKWNVEDTFQWLRRTIGATFDDYMERLAHLKRQCQPHLTEAAKQSVEGICTKIYNLSMEHAKKIREKHLQILEENNIREVGVPAVSGLRKVWCYPVQFTTPSPRPPPIDFMQDKDTTCLRYNGEALRINTQYFHKLEQLYRYNCFDDRKFELFLPRVWCLLKRYQTLLGTSPNEGHGTQAGLPVTVLECLHKHFGVTFECFASPLNCYFRQFCSAFPDTDSYFGSRGPILDFKPVCGSFEANPPFCEELMEATVRHFEKLLSESHEPLSFIVFVPEWREPAPSALLHLEASRFNRKQVVLLPLEHEYRHGFQHFMSKAEVVLKSAHGTVAVWLQNDAGFSRWGPTPDRVDALLEAYRPGRERDRDRQEMLSPPRRDSSAEAPPPYVDVKAAGSSPLAPPTAPSTAVPSAILTTSPSPAVPPIAPTSPATTTTI, encoded by the exons ATGGCGTCGTCATGGGAGAGCTTCATTGCTGCCTCCACCTCGGCAGCCCCAGCACACACCAGCGTTGCAGCCACGCCCGCTGCAGCTGCTGCGTCACCCGGTGGGGGTCCCATCATTACGCCAGCAGCCACGTTGCCCCAGCAGAGTTATAACCCCTCAGACCCTGCCCACCACCAGCCCCCACACCATCCCCCTGTCACGCACTATCAGCAACAGCCACAACACCTACACGTTGGACAGCCTCCGCACCAAGGGATCAGGGTCAACATTCCTTCCCAG GTAACCATTGGGAGTAGTGGGCCAACGACACCAGTTCCGCAGACTCCTGTGGGAGGCCCTCCCCCGTTCGTTGCCCCTGTGCACGAGACGGATCTTCCACAGGAAATGCTGGTTGCTGGATGGAGGAAATTCTGGAGCAAAAGGGAACAGCGTGTGTACTTTTGGAATCGCACCACAGGGGAGTCACTATGGGACATGCCACCAGGGCATGCCTCTCATGCTTCACAACCATCTGGG CATCCTCCACCTCAGCAGCAGCAGTATGATCCTATAAGTGATCCGCTAGGGATACAAAATCCTACCAACGGAAGCAGTTCCAGTGCCAACAACTGTCAGAG tGGCAGTTCAGCAACCAACAGTAGCAGCCATCCGGGAAGCAGCACCGCGGCCCAAGTCCCCTCCCCTGCTCCATCAGTCATATCAGGAGTCAAGCGCCGAGCATCTGAGGAGGCTTCTGGAGCTCCTGTACCTAAGAAATTTGTTTTGGC AGGCCCATGGGATTTAGAAATTCCAACCAATGTCATCATGTTTGAGCGTCCGCCAATCACCTTGCCACAACCGCATCCCAGTGTAGAAGTTCTGCGGGGACAGCTCGTGTCAAAGTTACGCTCAGGATACCAGGAAATGTGTCTGGCGAGACAAG GCATTGATGCGCCAAGAGATTCCTTTAGTCGGTGGTTGATGGAACGGAAGGTGGTTGATCAAGGATGGGATCCACTACTTCCCAGTCAGTGTTTTCCTGAAGTTAGCCAGTCCATGTATAGAGAAATCATGAATGACATCCCAATTAAACTGCAGCGGCCAAAGTACACAGGTGAAGCCAGGAAACAGCTCTCTAAATATGCAGAAGCAGCGAAAAGAATGATTGAGACGAG CCGGAATGCAAGTCAAGAAAGCAGAAAAATTGTTAAATGGAATGTGGAAGACACTTTTCAATGGTTGCGGAGAACAATTGGTGCCACTTTTGATGACTACATGGAAAGACTGGCACATCTCAAG aGACAATGTCAACCTCATCTCACTGAGGCAGCCAAGCAGAGTGTGGAAGGCATCTGCACAAAGATCTACAACCTGTCTATGGAACATGCCAAAAAAATTAGAGAGAAACACCTGCAGATTTTGGAGGAAAACAATATCAGAG AAGTGGGAGTGCCAGCTGTCAGTGGGTTGCGGAAAGTTTGGTGTTACCCGGTACAATTCACAACACCTAGTCCTCGGCCGCCTCCGATAGACTTTATGCAAGACAAAGATACAACCTGTTTAAGATATAATGGAGAAGCTCTTAGAATCAACACACAGTACTTTCATAAATTG gAGCAGTTATATCGTTACAACTGTTTTGATGACCGCAAATTTGAATTATTTTTGCCTAGAGTATGGTGTTTATTGAAAAGATACCAAACCCTCCTCGGGACCAGCCCTAACGAG GGCCATGGGACACAAGCAGGACTACCAGTGACAGTTCTGGAGTGCCTACACAAACACTTTGGTGTTACGTTTGAGTGCTTTGCATCTCCACTGAACTGTTATTTCAGACAATTCTGTTCTGCTTTCCCAGATACAGACTCTTACTTTGGATCAAGAGG ACCAATTTTAGACTTCAAACCAGTTTGCGGTTCCTTTGAGGCCAACCCTCCCTTCTGTGAAGAACTAATGGAAGCAACTGTGCGTCACTTCGAGAAACTGTTGTCGGAGTCACATGAACCGCTCTCCTTCATTGTGTTTGTACCAGAGTGGAGGGAACCAGCTCCCTCCGCTCTCCTGCACTTGGAAGCCTCCAG ATTTAACAGAAAGCAAGTTGTTCTACTTCCACTTGAACATGAATACAGACATGGTTTCCAACACTTCATGTCAAA GGCTGAGGTAGTGTTGAAGAGTGCCCACGGAACAGTTGCTGTCTGGCTTCAGAATGATGCCGGATTTTCACGCTGGGGCCCTACCCCAGACAGAGTTGATGCCCTATTAGAAGCCTACAGACCGGGCCGTGAGCGGGACCGTGACCGCCAGGAGATGCTTTCCCCACCGCGGAGGGACTCGAGTGCTGAAGCTCCTCCTCCCTATGTTGATGTAAAAGCTGCCGGAAGCTCTCCACTAGCCCCTCCCACAGCCCCGTCAACTGCTGTTCCCTCTGCCATCTtaaccacctccccttccccagctGTGCCTCCCATTGCTCCAACGAGCCCTGCTACAACCACCACCATCTAG